In a genomic window of Candidatus Aegiribacteria sp.:
- a CDS encoding pyridoxal phosphate-dependent aminotransferase gives MNKIPDASKRVMKISKSAIHEMTRLSKQYDDVAFLSWAKPTSDTPEFIREAAVKAIRNGLTGGYSPSQGLPELREAICRKLVKDNDIVADITDIIVTVGAIEGLAAAVMAVIDPGDEVILPTPTYSTHARQVLMASGIPVFAPTIEDDAFRLDLQAISDRITDKTKAIMLCSPANPTGSVFPESVLRDLGEIALENNLFIITDEAYEYFVYDDACHFSIASIPELRKNVISCFTLTKTYAMTGWRIGYLHADSSIIPQINKAHIPLTICAPVVSQYAALAALQGSQECVEHFRKKYCSARDLMCSRLDELPDSFSYQKPEGSYLMFPKVLHTSISRGSLHFARELLHEVRVSVTPGIAFGPTGENHVRMSFCVPENVIEKAFDRIEVFFRK, from the coding sequence ATGAATAAGATTCCAGATGCTTCTAAACGAGTAATGAAAATTTCTAAATCCGCCATTCACGAGATGACACGACTTTCAAAGCAGTACGATGATGTGGCTTTTCTTTCCTGGGCAAAGCCGACATCGGATACCCCTGAATTCATCAGGGAAGCCGCTGTAAAAGCTATCAGAAATGGACTTACAGGTGGTTATTCGCCAAGTCAGGGGCTTCCGGAACTAAGGGAAGCTATTTGCCGAAAACTGGTGAAGGATAACGATATCGTAGCTGACATAACCGATATAATTGTCACAGTTGGAGCTATCGAAGGCCTTGCGGCTGCTGTTATGGCAGTTATTGACCCCGGAGACGAGGTTATTCTCCCCACACCTACATACTCGACACATGCCAGGCAGGTTTTAATGGCTTCAGGCATACCGGTTTTTGCTCCAACAATAGAAGATGATGCTTTCAGACTGGATCTACAGGCGATCAGTGACAGGATCACGGATAAGACAAAAGCAATAATGTTGTGCAGCCCGGCAAATCCCACTGGTTCAGTATTCCCGGAAAGCGTTCTTCGCGATCTTGGAGAGATTGCCCTTGAGAACAATCTTTTCATAATCACGGATGAGGCTTATGAATACTTCGTCTACGATGATGCATGCCATTTCAGCATTGCCTCCATACCGGAGCTGAGAAAGAATGTAATAAGCTGTTTTACTCTGACAAAAACCTACGCAATGACCGGATGGAGAATAGGCTATCTGCATGCCGACAGCAGTATTATTCCACAGATCAATAAGGCTCATATACCATTGACCATTTGCGCACCTGTTGTTTCGCAGTACGCCGCTCTTGCCGCATTGCAGGGATCTCAGGAATGCGTCGAGCATTTCAGGAAAAAGTACTGTTCCGCCCGTGACCTGATGTGCAGCAGACTTGACGAGCTTCCTGACAGTTTCAGCTATCAGAAACCTGAAGGTTCATATCTTATGTTCCCGAAAGTACTGCACACTTCTATCAGCCGGGGATCTCTGCATTTTGCCAGAGAACTTCTTCACGAAGTCAGAGTTTCCGTAACTCCCGGCATAGCCTTCGGTCCAACAGGAGAAAACCATGTACGCATGTCTTTCTGCGTACCGGAGAATGTAATAGAAAAAGCATTCGATCGAATTGAGGTATTTTTTCGGAAGTAA